One window from the genome of Pseudomonas sp. L5B5 encodes:
- a CDS encoding cobalamin biosynthesis protein, protein MTSRGVAPALVVGLGCRKGCPASTLRALLDQVLRENGLALQQVQALASIDLKQDEPGLLALAQQLSLRLTCFSSAQLAPYSPRLSHRSQVAFERTGCYGVAESAALAMAETLQGEPARLLVPRQKHPQATLALAVCP, encoded by the coding sequence ATGACATCCAGGGGCGTAGCGCCGGCCCTGGTGGTCGGCCTGGGCTGCCGCAAGGGCTGCCCGGCCAGCACCCTGCGCGCCCTGCTGGACCAGGTATTGCGAGAAAATGGCCTGGCCCTGCAGCAAGTGCAGGCCCTGGCCAGCATCGACCTGAAGCAGGATGAACCGGGCCTGCTGGCCTTGGCACAACAGCTGTCGCTGCGGTTGACTTGTTTCAGCAGCGCCCAGCTGGCCCCCTACAGCCCGCGCCTGAGCCACAGGTCCCAGGTTGCCTTCGAGCGCACCGGCTGCTATGGCGTCGCTGAAAGCGCCGCCCTGGCCATGGCCGAAACCCTGCAAGGGGAGCCGGCACGACTCCTGGTCCCCCGGCAAAAGCACCCCCAGGCGACCCTGGCATTGGCCGTTTGCCCGTAG
- a CDS encoding CbtA family protein, which yields MIKRIAQTAGFTGLLAALLLTLLQSFWVAPLILQAETYEKAPATEEVHEHAPGAMAGHVHDEEAWEPEDGWQRVLSTTGGNLVVAVGFALMLAGLYTLRAPSRTSQGLLWGLAGYATFCLAPTLGLPPELPGTAAADLAQRQIWWVGAAASTATGIALIVFAGNWLLKLLGAAIIAVPHVLGAPQPEVHSMLAPEALEAQFKIASQLTNAAFWLALGLISAWLFRRKGEDGHQA from the coding sequence ATGATCAAGCGTATTGCGCAAACCGCAGGGTTCACCGGACTGCTGGCCGCCTTGCTGCTGACCCTGCTGCAGAGCTTCTGGGTCGCCCCGTTGATTCTCCAGGCGGAAACCTACGAGAAAGCCCCGGCCACCGAGGAAGTCCATGAACACGCTCCGGGCGCCATGGCGGGCCACGTCCATGACGAAGAGGCCTGGGAGCCGGAAGACGGTTGGCAGCGAGTGCTGTCCACCACGGGCGGCAACCTGGTGGTCGCCGTCGGTTTCGCCCTGATGCTGGCCGGCCTCTACACCCTGCGCGCCCCAAGCCGCACCTCCCAGGGCCTGCTCTGGGGCCTGGCCGGCTACGCGACCTTCTGCCTGGCCCCCACCCTGGGCTTGCCGCCTGAACTGCCCGGCACTGCCGCCGCCGACCTGGCCCAACGCCAGATCTGGTGGGTAGGCGCCGCAGCCTCCACCGCCACGGGCATTGCCTTGATCGTGTTCGCCGGCAATTGGCTGCTCAAATTGCTGGGCGCCGCCATTATCGCCGTGCCCCACGTGCTCGGCGCACCGCAGCCGGAAGTGCACTCGATGTTGGCTCCGGAGGCACTGGAGGCACAGTTCAAGATCGCTTCGCAGTTGACCAATGCCGCCTTCTGGCTGGCCCTGGGTCTGATCAGCGCCTGGCTGTTCCGGCGCAAGGGCGAGGACGGCCATCAGGCATGA
- a CDS encoding CbtB domain-containing protein has product MSTISSTSHSASSTTTLSQRLVAAIGASILGACLVYFAGFSHIEAVHNAAHDTRHSAAFPCH; this is encoded by the coding sequence ATGTCGACCATCAGCAGCACCAGCCATTCCGCCAGCAGCACCACCACCCTGAGCCAACGCCTGGTGGCCGCCATCGGTGCCTCGATCCTCGGCGCCTGCCTGGTGTACTTCGCCGGTTTCTCGCACATCGAGGCCGTGCACAACGCGGCCCACGATACCCGCCACAGCGCCGCCTTCCCTTGCCACTGA
- the cobW gene encoding cobalamin biosynthesis protein CobW, giving the protein MKTLAKLPVTIVTGFLGSGKTTLLRHMLDNAQGRRIAVIVNEFGELGIDGEILKQCSIGCTEEEASGRVYELANGCLCCTVQEEFFPVMRELVARRGDLDHILIETSGLALPKPLVQAFQWPEIRSACTVDAVITVVDSPAVAAGTFAAFPDQVDAQRKLDPNLDHESPLHELFADQLSSADLVILNKTDLISPEDLAKVRLEVAEELPPAVKVIEASSGRLPLDVLLGLGAGSEEHIDGRHSHHDHHHDGDDDHDDHDHDAFDSISIELPEADESLLLDALTQLVVKHGILRVKGFAAIPGKPMRLLIQGVGTRFDKHFDRKWSADEARATRLVLIGQELDAALLEAQLRAALGA; this is encoded by the coding sequence ATGAAAACACTGGCCAAACTTCCCGTCACCATCGTCACCGGCTTCCTGGGCTCGGGCAAGACCACATTGCTGCGGCACATGCTGGACAACGCCCAGGGGCGTCGTATCGCGGTGATCGTCAATGAATTCGGCGAACTGGGCATCGACGGCGAGATCCTCAAGCAGTGCTCCATCGGCTGCACCGAGGAAGAGGCCAGCGGCCGAGTCTACGAGCTGGCCAACGGTTGCCTGTGCTGCACCGTGCAGGAAGAGTTCTTCCCGGTGATGCGCGAGCTGGTGGCGCGCCGTGGCGACCTGGACCATATCCTCATCGAAACCAGCGGCCTGGCCTTGCCCAAGCCTCTGGTGCAAGCCTTCCAGTGGCCGGAGATCCGCAGCGCCTGCACCGTCGACGCGGTGATCACCGTGGTCGACAGCCCGGCCGTCGCCGCTGGCACCTTCGCCGCCTTCCCGGACCAGGTGGATGCCCAGCGCAAGCTCGACCCCAACCTCGACCACGAATCGCCCCTGCACGAACTGTTCGCCGACCAGCTGTCCAGCGCCGACCTGGTGATCCTCAACAAGACCGACCTGATCAGCCCCGAAGACCTGGCCAAGGTCCGCCTGGAAGTGGCCGAGGAGCTGCCGCCGGCGGTCAAGGTCATCGAAGCCAGCAGCGGTCGCCTGCCGCTGGACGTGCTGCTGGGCCTGGGTGCCGGTTCCGAGGAACACATCGACGGCCGCCACAGCCACCACGACCATCACCACGACGGCGATGACGATCACGACGACCATGACCACGACGCCTTCGACTCGATCTCCATCGAGTTGCCCGAGGCCGACGAGAGCCTGCTGCTCGATGCCCTGACCCAACTGGTGGTCAAGCACGGCATCCTGCGGGTCAAGGGTTTCGCGGCAATTCCCGGCAAGCCGATGCGCCTGCTGATCCAGGGCGTAGGCACCCGTTTCGACAAGCATTTCGACCGCAAGTGGAGCGCTGATGAAGCCCGGGCCACGCGCCTGGTACTGATCGGCCAGGAGCTGGATGCGGCCCTGCTGGAAGCGCAACTGCGCGCCGCCCTCGGCGCCTGA
- the cobN gene encoding cobaltochelatase subunit CobN has translation MHLLRTQPGGFVSDDNIADLGQTPAELVILCSGDSSLALLAEAAEQLPADYPSLRLANPMQVQNHASVDLYVDQVLQHAKVILISLHGGIAYWRYGVERLVELSQRGVQLILVPGDDRPDPELSGLSTVSVVERDRLWQFLRQGGRDNALNFYHCLASGLLGRDYPWNEPQALARTALYHPHKSQACLADWQTDWQPGQAVAGLLFYRSHLQAANTAFIDLFCQRLQAAGLNPLPIAVASLKEPDCLAQVEDWLEQTGAGVILNTTGFAQSSPEAPHLRPFRRNVPVIQAICAQDNEPGWQASEQGLGPRDLAMHIALPELDGRIISRPISFKDLAWRSERSQSDVVCYRGQPERMDFVARLARHWIELGRLDNSQKRIALVLANYPTRDGRIGNGVGLDTPAAALNILKALQAEGYPLPGELPASGTELIQQLLGGVSNDLDSLDQRPCQQSLALDDYLRLFQALPEANRQAVLERWGRPEQDPMFRNGRLMIAGLRMGLTFIGIQPARGYQVDPSAVYHDPDLVPPHAYLAFYFWLRQVYGAHGVIHVGKHGNLEWLPGKGVGLSENCWPDALLGPLPNIYPFIVNDPGEGAQAKRRTQAVIIDHLMPPLTRAETYGPLRNLELLADEYYEAQLLDPRRARELQRDILRLVRETQIDRELQLDGPLEGDADAAIWLPRLDTYLCDLKESQIRDGLHVFGESPEGRLRLDTLLALLRIPRGDGKGQHASLLRALAKAFELGFDPLDCALAEPWTGRRPQALQQLSDALWRTAGDVRERLEIYAGRLIEAALQGPVAQLEEPGWESVQHIITGLREVVAPRLDACGPAEMRGLLDALDGRFVPAGPSGAPSRGRLDVLPTGRNFYSVDVRNLPTTTAWRIGFQSANLILERHLQDHGDHLLQLGLSVWGTATMRTGGDDIAQAMALMGVRPVWATGSQRVDDFEILPLGLLDRPRVDVTLRISGFFRDAFANLIRLFDAAVQAVAALDEPADMNPLAARVRAEREALQAAGLEPDEAMRQAGWRIFGAKPGAYGAGVQGAIDGRLWQSRDDLAEVYLNWGGYAYGGSDEGTAAREQFATRLSRVQAVLQNQDNREHDLLDSNDYYQFQGGMLAAVESLGGAKAASYHGDHSQPDLPKIRTLKEELNRVIRSRAVNPKWIEGVKRHGYKGAFEMAATLDNLFAFDATTELIDDHQYALLADAYLLDDSTREFVRQHNPHALRDMTERLLEAQQRGLWQEPGAYREALENLLLDIEEDS, from the coding sequence GTGCACCTGCTCAGGACCCAGCCCGGCGGATTCGTGTCGGATGACAACATTGCCGACCTTGGACAAACCCCCGCCGAGCTGGTGATCCTGTGCAGCGGCGACTCCAGCCTGGCGCTGCTGGCCGAGGCCGCGGAGCAACTGCCCGCGGACTACCCCAGCTTGCGCCTGGCCAACCCGATGCAGGTGCAGAACCACGCCTCGGTGGACCTGTATGTGGACCAGGTGCTGCAGCACGCCAAGGTCATCCTGATTTCCCTGCACGGCGGCATCGCCTACTGGCGTTATGGCGTCGAGCGGCTAGTGGAATTGTCCCAGCGCGGGGTGCAGCTGATCCTGGTGCCTGGGGACGACCGTCCGGACCCGGAGCTCAGTGGCCTGAGCACGGTATCGGTGGTCGAGCGCGATCGCCTCTGGCAGTTCCTGCGCCAGGGCGGGCGTGACAATGCATTGAATTTCTACCATTGCCTGGCCAGCGGCCTGCTGGGGCGCGATTACCCCTGGAACGAGCCGCAGGCCCTGGCGCGCACGGCGCTCTATCATCCGCACAAGAGCCAGGCCTGCCTGGCCGACTGGCAAACCGACTGGCAGCCCGGTCAGGCGGTGGCGGGCCTGCTGTTCTACCGCTCGCACTTGCAGGCGGCCAATACGGCGTTCATCGACCTGTTCTGCCAGCGGCTGCAGGCTGCGGGCCTCAACCCCTTGCCGATCGCCGTGGCCAGCCTCAAGGAACCCGACTGCCTGGCGCAGGTGGAAGACTGGCTGGAGCAAACCGGTGCCGGGGTGATCCTCAACACCACCGGGTTTGCCCAGTCCAGCCCCGAGGCTCCACACTTGCGGCCATTTCGCCGCAATGTCCCGGTGATCCAGGCCATCTGCGCCCAGGACAACGAGCCGGGCTGGCAGGCCAGCGAGCAGGGCCTGGGACCTCGGGACCTGGCCATGCACATCGCCTTGCCGGAGCTGGACGGCCGGATCATCAGCCGGCCCATCAGTTTCAAGGACCTGGCCTGGCGCAGCGAGCGCAGCCAGTCGGACGTGGTCTGCTACCGTGGCCAGCCCGAACGCATGGACTTCGTTGCCCGGCTGGCGCGCCACTGGATCGAGCTGGGGCGCCTGGACAACAGCCAGAAGCGCATCGCCCTGGTCCTGGCCAACTACCCGACTCGCGATGGACGCATCGGCAACGGCGTGGGCCTGGACACCCCGGCAGCTGCATTGAACATCCTCAAGGCCCTGCAGGCCGAGGGTTATCCGCTGCCTGGCGAGCTGCCGGCCAGCGGCACCGAGCTGATCCAGCAATTGCTCGGTGGCGTCAGCAACGACCTGGACAGCCTAGACCAGCGGCCCTGCCAGCAGAGCCTGGCCCTGGACGACTACCTGCGCCTGTTCCAGGCGTTGCCCGAGGCCAACCGCCAAGCGGTGCTGGAACGTTGGGGCAGGCCGGAGCAGGATCCGATGTTCCGCAATGGGCGACTGATGATTGCCGGCCTGCGCATGGGCCTGACCTTCATCGGCATCCAGCCGGCCCGGGGGTATCAGGTCGATCCCAGCGCGGTCTACCACGACCCGGACCTGGTGCCGCCCCATGCCTACCTGGCGTTCTACTTCTGGTTGCGCCAGGTCTATGGCGCCCATGGGGTGATCCACGTCGGCAAGCACGGCAATCTGGAGTGGCTGCCGGGCAAGGGCGTGGGGCTTTCCGAGAACTGCTGGCCGGATGCACTGCTCGGACCATTGCCGAATATCTATCCGTTCATCGTCAACGACCCGGGGGAGGGGGCCCAGGCCAAGCGTCGCACCCAGGCGGTGATCATCGATCACCTGATGCCACCCCTGACCCGTGCCGAAACCTATGGCCCGCTGCGCAACCTGGAGCTGCTGGCCGACGAATACTACGAAGCCCAGCTGCTGGACCCGCGCCGTGCCCGCGAGCTGCAACGGGACATCCTGCGCCTGGTGCGCGAAACCCAGATCGACCGCGAATTGCAGTTGGACGGGCCGCTGGAGGGCGATGCCGATGCCGCTATCTGGCTGCCACGGCTGGACACCTACCTGTGCGATCTCAAGGAGTCGCAGATCCGCGATGGCCTGCATGTGTTCGGCGAATCGCCGGAGGGCCGCTTGCGTCTCGACACGCTGCTGGCCCTGTTGCGCATTCCCCGGGGCGATGGCAAGGGCCAGCACGCCAGCCTGCTGCGGGCCCTGGCCAAGGCGTTCGAGCTGGGTTTCGATCCGCTGGACTGTGCCTTGGCCGAGCCCTGGACCGGACGCCGGCCACAGGCCTTGCAGCAGCTCAGCGACGCCCTGTGGCGTACCGCCGGTGATGTGCGCGAACGCCTGGAAATCTACGCCGGGCGCTTGATCGAGGCCGCCTTGCAAGGCCCGGTGGCGCAGCTAGAGGAACCCGGCTGGGAGTCGGTGCAGCACATCATTACCGGCCTGCGCGAGGTGGTGGCACCCCGCCTGGACGCTTGCGGGCCGGCGGAAATGCGCGGCCTGCTGGATGCCCTGGACGGGCGGTTCGTGCCGGCCGGCCCCAGCGGTGCCCCCAGTCGCGGGCGCCTGGACGTGCTGCCCACTGGCCGCAACTTCTACTCGGTGGATGTGCGCAACCTGCCCACCACCACCGCCTGGCGCATCGGTTTCCAGTCGGCCAACCTGATCCTCGAGCGCCACCTGCAGGATCACGGCGATCACCTGCTGCAACTGGGCCTGTCCGTGTGGGGCACGGCTACGATGCGTACCGGTGGCGACGACATCGCCCAGGCCATGGCCCTGATGGGCGTGCGTCCGGTCTGGGCCACCGGCAGCCAGCGGGTCGACGACTTCGAGATCCTGCCCCTGGGCCTGCTGGACCGCCCGCGGGTCGACGTGACCCTGCGCATCTCCGGGTTCTTCCGTGACGCCTTCGCCAACCTGATCCGGCTGTTCGACGCGGCGGTGCAGGCGGTGGCGGCCCTGGACGAACCGGCCGACATGAACCCCCTGGCGGCTCGGGTGCGCGCCGAGCGTGAAGCCTTGCAGGCCGCGGGCCTGGAACCTGATGAGGCCATGCGTCAGGCCGGCTGGCGGATCTTCGGCGCCAAGCCCGGGGCCTACGGCGCCGGGGTCCAGGGCGCCATCGACGGTCGGCTGTGGCAGAGCCGCGATGACCTGGCCGAGGTCTACCTGAATTGGGGCGGTTACGCCTATGGCGGCAGCGATGAAGGCACTGCCGCCCGCGAGCAGTTCGCCACGCGCCTGAGTCGCGTGCAGGCAGTGCTGCAGAACCAGGACAATCGCGAGCACGACCTGCTGGATTCCAACGACTACTACCAGTTCCAGGGCGGCATGCTGGCGGCGGTGGAGAGCCTTGGCGGCGCCAAGGCGGCCAGTTATCACGGTGATCACAGCCAGCCCGACCTGCCGAAGATCCGCACCCTCAAGGAAGAACTGAACCGAGTGATCCGCTCCCGCGCGGTCAACCCGAAATGGATCGAGGGGGTCAAGCGCCATGGCTACAAGGGCGCATTCGAGATGGCTGCGACCCTGGACAACCTGTTCGCTTTCGATGCCACCACCGAGCTGATCGATGACCACCAGTACGCCTTGCTGGCCGATGCCTACCTGCTGGACGACTCGACCCGCGAGTTCGTTCGCCAGCATAATCCCCATGCCCTGCGCGACATGACCGAGCGCCTGCTGGAGGCCCAGCAGCGTGGTCTGTGGCAAGAGCCCGGGGCGTACCGCGAGGCCCTGGAAAACCTGCTGCTGGATATAGAAGAAGATTCCTGA
- a CDS encoding ATP-binding protein, with product MSDTPHFPLSAVVGADDLKLALCLTAIDPKIGGVLIEGPRGMAKSTLARGLADLLASGQFVTLPLGATEERLVGTLDLDAALGEGRAQFSPGVLAKADGGVLYVDEVNLLPDHLVDLLLDVAASGTNLIERDGISHRHSAKFVLIGTMNPEEGELRPQLLDRFGLNVALSGQVPPRERGQIIRRRLDFDSDPEGFCLQWAQAQADLRQRCRQAREGLERIALDDQALAQITERCFAAGVDGLRADLVWLRAARAHAAWRGAAAIAEEDIDAVAEFALRHRRGQPPAASAQPPQPPAPQQSGSQQDASEGAGQWGEMPAQALPTGARRAVPNWPKKP from the coding sequence ATGAGCGACACCCCACATTTCCCCTTGTCCGCCGTGGTCGGCGCCGATGACCTGAAGCTGGCCCTGTGCCTGACCGCCATCGACCCGAAGATTGGCGGCGTGCTGATCGAGGGGCCGCGCGGCATGGCCAAGTCGACCCTGGCCCGGGGGCTGGCGGATCTCCTGGCCAGCGGGCAGTTCGTCACCTTGCCTTTGGGGGCCACCGAAGAGCGCCTGGTGGGCACCCTGGACCTGGATGCAGCGTTGGGCGAAGGGCGGGCACAGTTCTCCCCGGGGGTCCTGGCCAAGGCTGACGGCGGGGTGTTGTATGTCGATGAAGTCAATCTGCTGCCCGATCACCTGGTGGACCTGCTGCTGGACGTGGCCGCGAGCGGGACCAACCTGATCGAGCGCGATGGCATTTCCCACCGGCATTCGGCGAAGTTCGTCCTGATCGGCACCATGAACCCGGAGGAGGGCGAGTTGCGTCCGCAGTTGCTCGACCGTTTCGGTCTCAACGTCGCCTTGAGCGGCCAGGTGCCGCCCCGGGAGCGCGGGCAGATCATCCGTCGGCGCCTGGATTTCGACAGCGACCCAGAGGGTTTCTGCCTGCAGTGGGCCCAGGCCCAGGCCGACCTGCGCCAGCGTTGCCGGCAGGCGCGGGAGGGCCTGGAGCGCATTGCCCTGGATGACCAGGCCCTGGCGCAGATCACCGAGCGTTGTTTCGCCGCCGGGGTCGATGGCTTGCGGGCCGACCTGGTCTGGCTGCGGGCCGCCCGGGCCCATGCCGCCTGGCGCGGGGCAGCGGCCATTGCCGAGGAGGATATCGACGCGGTGGCGGAGTTCGCCTTGCGCCACCGACGTGGTCAGCCACCTGCTGCATCGGCGCAACCGCCCCAGCCGCCAGCGCCGCAGCAGTCCGGTTCGCAGCAGGACGCCAGCGAAGGTGCGGGCCAGTGGGGCGAAATGCCCGCCCAGGCGTTGCCCACCGGCGCCCGTCGAGCAGTGCCCAACTGGCCAAAAAAGCCCTAG
- a CDS encoding vWA domain-containing protein, translating to MGRNARPGVAHRRPSSSAQLAKKALGIRPRPDSGADAKPRAGQLDRGRQGRSRAANAGSIDWPGTLLKGRPRRYEELRWRLRSRTPHELWLVIVDASASTRRHHALSDAKGLLAQLFDDAYRQRARLALLTASGRAPSWQVQGLKASRDLRHWLDDLGAGGGTPLSQALVEAGRWLEQRQRRLPAEQQRVLLITDGRLKTLPSAQGLNCPTLLLDIERGPIRLGRARELAQRLGADYHHIDL from the coding sequence GTGGGGCGAAATGCCCGCCCAGGCGTTGCCCACCGGCGCCCGTCGAGCAGTGCCCAACTGGCCAAAAAAGCCCTAGGCATCCGTCCCCGGCCTGACTCGGGGGCGGATGCCAAGCCCCGGGCGGGGCAACTGGACCGTGGTCGTCAGGGCCGCAGTCGGGCCGCGAACGCAGGCAGCATCGATTGGCCAGGCACCTTGCTCAAGGGGCGCCCGCGACGTTACGAGGAATTGCGCTGGCGCCTGCGCAGTCGAACGCCCCATGAGCTGTGGCTGGTGATCGTCGACGCCTCGGCGTCCACTCGCCGCCACCATGCCCTGAGCGATGCCAAGGGCCTGCTGGCGCAACTGTTCGACGACGCCTACCGGCAACGGGCGCGATTGGCCTTGCTGACCGCCAGTGGCCGGGCTCCGAGCTGGCAGGTCCAGGGCCTGAAGGCTTCCAGGGACCTGCGGCACTGGCTCGATGACCTTGGCGCCGGCGGTGGTACGCCGCTGTCCCAGGCCCTGGTCGAAGCCGGTCGATGGCTGGAGCAGCGTCAACGTCGCTTGCCGGCGGAGCAGCAGCGAGTTTTGCTGATCACCGATGGTCGCCTGAAAACCCTGCCGTCGGCGCAGGGCCTGAATTGCCCGACCCTGCTGCTGGACATCGAGCGTGGCCCGATCCGCCTGGGCCGTGCCCGGGAACTGGCCCAGCGCCTGGGCGCCGACTACCACCATATCGACCTGTAA
- a CDS encoding phospholipase D-like domain-containing protein yields MRVLVHNDKDDFRVKAYAGTNGVLLAMDLDASRRQGLLGFAIEKQTGDKPWLFLFNSLTFPGKAHTFPQYNATPSDQAPLQKFRWADYAVHPGATLNYRVYLVYGSAAAPQLGEMLQLGITADNGLPPGQRVIFNRAVAASQAFSRKFPELDSLLSANRNLPIEAWPDAPRQWLENGLLGQLLGFIQRAVDANWCLDIAIYEYQLPAIVEAVNAAFDRGAQIRVLYHAGPGDDDTAQNQASLQHLPEANKRGRVTHAIFHDKFIVLARLDAAGQRQPVAVLCGSTNFTANGVYRQANVVHYLDHPDIAGRYLHVFEQIWAAPTDVGATRQWLTRDNPMQPGAPLFAGFSPRSGEGDLDEFVRIIDGARRDLLFVTAFALPDRILDALLGQPHDDVLRYGLQNTASRITGFHADRTAEFAATALLNNGLEGWLKEGLKGQKGNLLVHTKAVVTDFTSDAPVIISGSHNLSAGASRNNDENFLIIRGDTDLADRYGLELLRFYEHYRFRYFARQLALKQVQPLATDDRWSNDYYLEGDLRQLSRLRFSGR; encoded by the coding sequence ATGCGGGTACTGGTGCACAACGACAAGGACGATTTTCGGGTCAAGGCCTACGCCGGGACCAACGGCGTGCTACTGGCCATGGACCTGGACGCCAGCCGACGCCAGGGCTTGCTGGGTTTCGCCATCGAGAAACAGACCGGCGACAAACCCTGGCTGTTCCTGTTCAACAGCCTGACCTTTCCCGGCAAGGCCCATACCTTTCCCCAGTACAACGCCACCCCCAGCGACCAGGCGCCGCTGCAGAAATTTCGCTGGGCCGACTACGCGGTCCACCCCGGTGCCACCCTCAACTACCGGGTGTACCTGGTCTATGGCAGCGCCGCGGCGCCGCAGCTGGGAGAGATGTTGCAGCTGGGCATCACGGCCGATAACGGCCTGCCTCCCGGGCAACGAGTAATCTTCAATCGCGCAGTGGCCGCCAGCCAGGCGTTCTCGCGCAAGTTCCCCGAGCTGGACAGCCTGCTCAGTGCCAACCGCAATCTACCGATCGAGGCCTGGCCGGATGCGCCCCGACAGTGGCTGGAGAACGGCCTCCTGGGGCAACTGCTGGGGTTTATCCAACGGGCCGTCGATGCCAATTGGTGCCTGGACATCGCCATCTACGAGTACCAGTTGCCGGCTATCGTCGAGGCGGTCAACGCGGCCTTCGATCGAGGTGCCCAGATACGCGTGCTCTACCACGCCGGCCCTGGTGATGATGACACCGCACAGAACCAGGCCAGCCTGCAGCATCTGCCCGAGGCCAACAAGCGCGGGCGGGTGACCCATGCCATCTTCCACGACAAATTCATCGTCCTCGCTCGCCTCGATGCCGCCGGCCAGCGCCAACCCGTCGCCGTGCTTTGCGGCAGCACCAACTTCACTGCCAATGGCGTCTACCGCCAGGCCAACGTGGTGCACTACCTGGATCACCCGGACATCGCCGGTCGCTACCTGCATGTCTTCGAGCAGATCTGGGCAGCGCCGACGGACGTCGGCGCCACGCGCCAGTGGCTGACCCGCGACAACCCCATGCAGCCCGGGGCGCCGCTGTTCGCCGGTTTCTCCCCGCGCAGTGGCGAGGGCGACCTCGACGAATTCGTCCGAATCATCGACGGTGCTCGCCGCGACCTGCTGTTCGTCACGGCCTTCGCCTTGCCCGACAGGATTCTCGACGCCTTGCTCGGCCAGCCCCACGACGATGTCCTGCGCTACGGCCTGCAGAACACCGCCAGCCGCATCACCGGTTTCCATGCCGACCGCACGGCCGAGTTCGCCGCCACCGCCTTGCTCAACAATGGCCTGGAAGGGTGGCTCAAGGAGGGCCTCAAGGGCCAGAAAGGCAACCTGCTGGTGCACACCAAGGCGGTGGTCACCGATTTCACCAGCGATGCCCCGGTGATCATCAGCGGCAGCCACAACCTCAGCGCCGGTGCCAGTCGCAACAACGACGAGAACTTCCTGATCATTCGTGGCGACACCGACCTGGCGGACCGCTATGGCCTGGAACTGCTGCGTTTCTATGAGCATTACCGGTTCCGCTACTTCGCCCGGCAACTGGCGCTCAAGCAGGTCCAGCCCCTGGCCACGGATGACCGCTGGAGCAACGACTACTACCTGGAAGGCGACTTGCGCCAACTGTCGCGCTTGCGTTTTTCCGGACGTTGA
- a CDS encoding cyclase family protein, protein MCGTDHNNQPDIARLLEGLPKNWGKWGPDDEVGALNYLQQAEVLRGVAAVRQGKTFTLQVQIGHPGGDPMWPARNPSMRFNTLDRSHYQAGKQPSMSGGAEYCDDVIFMQLQGSTQYDALGHAWYDNQLWNGYDAGTTVGGMAKASVLPIAERGVAGRAVLIDMARHRGKKYLGRGETFDHLDLMAAARAQGVTIEKRDILIIRTGSMGAFYEYGKTEFFKDLVEPGLTYSRELVDWFNDLQIPNLVTDTIANEVITDPRSGVQIPLHCALMRNLGIAFTEIVLLEDLAEDCAADGQWTFLYTAAPLKIVGGSGAPVNPLVIK, encoded by the coding sequence ATGTGCGGGACCGACCACAACAACCAGCCCGACATCGCCAGGCTCCTCGAAGGCCTGCCCAAGAACTGGGGCAAGTGGGGGCCTGACGACGAGGTCGGCGCGCTCAACTACTTGCAGCAGGCCGAAGTGCTGCGCGGTGTTGCTGCGGTGCGCCAGGGCAAGACCTTCACCCTGCAAGTGCAGATCGGCCACCCCGGTGGCGACCCGATGTGGCCGGCGCGCAATCCCTCGATGCGCTTCAACACCCTGGACCGCAGCCACTACCAGGCCGGCAAGCAGCCATCGATGAGTGGTGGCGCCGAGTACTGCGACGATGTGATCTTCATGCAGTTGCAAGGCTCGACCCAGTACGACGCCCTGGGTCATGCCTGGTACGACAATCAGCTATGGAACGGCTACGACGCCGGGACCACGGTGGGCGGCATGGCCAAGGCCAGCGTGCTGCCGATTGCCGAGCGGGGAGTGGCGGGGCGCGCGGTGCTGATCGACATGGCTCGCCATCGGGGCAAGAAGTACCTGGGGCGTGGCGAGACCTTCGACCACCTGGACCTGATGGCCGCTGCCCGGGCCCAGGGCGTGACCATCGAGAAACGCGACATCCTGATCATCCGCACCGGTTCCATGGGGGCCTTCTACGAGTACGGCAAGACCGAGTTCTTCAAGGACCTGGTGGAGCCGGGGCTGACCTACAGCCGCGAACTGGTGGACTGGTTCAACGACCTGCAGATCCCCAACCTGGTGACCGACACCATCGCCAACGAGGTGATCACCGATCCGCGGTCAGGGGTGCAGATCCCGTTGCATTGCGCGCTGATGCGCAACCTGGGGATCGCCTTCACCGAGATCGTGCTGCTGGAGGACCTGGCCGAGGACTGCGCGGCGGATGGTCAATGGACCTTTCTCTACACCGCCGCGCCGTTGAAGATCGTCGGTGGCAGTGGGGCACCGGTCAACCCGCTGGTGATCAAGTAG